Proteins encoded by one window of Agarivorans sp. Alg241-V36:
- the carA gene encoding glutamine-hydrolyzing carbamoyl-phosphate synthase small subunit produces MSKSALLVLEDGTVFRGTAIGANGSAVGEVVFNTSMTGYQEILTDPSYARQIVTLTYPHIGNYGTTPEDEESNAIHACGLVIRDLPLVASNFRSQQSLSEYLEARNVVGIADIDTRKLTRILREKGAQAGCIVAGENLDEAQALAEAKAFPGLKGMDLAKEVTTADTYTWAQGSWDLKAGLPADSEDSKFHVVAYDFGVKRNILRMLVDRGCKLTVVPAKTSAEEVLALNPDGIFLSNGPGDPEPCDYAIAATKTFLETDIPVFGICLGHQILALASGAKTAKMKFGHHGGNHPVKDIKHDRVMITAQNHGFAVDEKTLPDNLTMTHFSLFDQSLQGIHRTDKPAFSFQGHPEASPGPHDAAPLFDHFIELIEQRLNGQA; encoded by the coding sequence TTGAGCAAATCAGCGCTGCTGGTATTAGAAGACGGTACCGTGTTCCGTGGAACCGCAATCGGAGCCAATGGTTCTGCCGTTGGAGAAGTTGTTTTTAATACTTCGATGACTGGATACCAAGAAATTTTAACTGACCCCTCATATGCTCGCCAAATTGTCACCCTCACTTACCCCCATATCGGAAACTACGGAACCACCCCTGAAGATGAAGAATCGAATGCTATCCACGCTTGTGGCCTAGTTATTCGTGATTTGCCTTTAGTGGCGAGTAACTTCCGTAGCCAACAAAGCTTAAGTGAATATTTGGAAGCAAGAAACGTAGTAGGTATTGCGGATATAGACACTCGTAAGCTAACGCGTATTCTTCGTGAAAAAGGTGCACAAGCCGGTTGTATTGTAGCGGGTGAAAATTTAGATGAAGCACAAGCTTTAGCTGAAGCGAAAGCCTTCCCTGGATTAAAAGGGATGGATCTCGCCAAAGAAGTTACCACGGCTGATACTTACACTTGGGCACAAGGCTCTTGGGATCTTAAAGCTGGGCTTCCCGCCGATAGTGAAGACAGTAAGTTTCACGTAGTTGCTTATGATTTTGGTGTAAAACGCAATATTTTGCGTATGTTAGTGGACCGCGGCTGTAAATTAACCGTGGTTCCTGCCAAAACATCTGCTGAAGAGGTGCTTGCCTTAAACCCCGATGGCATCTTCTTGTCTAACGGCCCCGGCGACCCCGAGCCATGTGACTACGCGATCGCAGCCACCAAAACCTTCCTCGAAACAGATATCCCAGTATTTGGTATTTGTTTAGGTCACCAAATTCTTGCGTTAGCCAGTGGTGCTAAAACAGCGAAAATGAAATTTGGCCATCACGGTGGTAACCATCCGGTTAAAGATATTAAACATGACCGAGTAATGATTACCGCGCAAAACCATGGTTTTGCGGTAGATGAAAAAACCTTACCAGACAATCTAACAATGACGCATTTCTCGTTGTTTGATCAAAGCTTACAGGGTATTCATCGCACCGATAAACCAGCGTTTAGCTTCCAAGGTCACCCTGAAGCTAGCCCTGGTCCGCATGATGCGGCGCCATTGTTTGACCATTTCATTGAATTAATTGAGCAGCGCCTTAACGGCCAAGCGTAG